The Caproicibacterium lactatifermentans genome contains a region encoding:
- a CDS encoding peptidylprolyl isomerase, producing MNNPVVTFETTAGTIKAELYPEIAPNTVCNFISLVHSGFFDSTIFHRVIPGFMIQGGDPDGTGMGGPGYSISGEFLANGFANSLKHTRGVLSMARTMDPNSAGSQFFIMVADAPHLDGQYAAFGKVTEGMEAADKIVSARRDYNDRPRKEQVMTKVTVETFGKEYPEPKKQ from the coding sequence ATGAACAATCCTGTTGTCACATTTGAAACGACCGCGGGCACTATTAAAGCGGAACTGTATCCGGAGATTGCACCGAATACCGTATGCAATTTTATTAGTCTAGTGCATTCCGGCTTTTTTGACAGTACAATATTTCACAGAGTTATTCCTGGCTTTATGATTCAGGGCGGTGACCCGGATGGCACCGGCATGGGCGGCCCGGGATACAGCATCAGCGGCGAATTTTTAGCCAACGGTTTTGCAAACTCTTTAAAACATACCCGCGGTGTTCTCAGCATGGCCCGCACGATGGATCCAAATTCCGCCGGCAGTCAGTTCTTCATTATGGTCGCTGATGCTCCGCACCTAGATGGCCAGTATGCTGCTTTCGGAAAAGTAACAGAAGGGATGGAAGCCGCCGATAAAATTGTTTCTGCACGCCGGGATTATAATGACCGCCCACGGAAGGAACAGGTCATGACAAAAGTAACCGTAGAAACCTTTGGCAAAGAATACCCTGAACCTAAAAAGCAGTAA
- the sigK gene encoding RNA polymerase sporulation sigma factor SigK, giving the protein MLESMLLGILSGLLFFVLHVTGSGSFPHALTAEQERDCLQRMAQGDKKAKDELISHNLRLVAHIIKKYASGKRVDQEDLISIGTIGLIKAVNTFDPKKGIRLSSYAARCIENEILMHFRSMKKSAQDVSMNEPIDNDKDGSALTLMDVLASDDNIFDNLDRKIKCEKLYKYIQNLSSREQTIILLRYGLNGTRPRTQREVAQVLGISRSYVSRIEKKALENLHRQFESHMHPSV; this is encoded by the coding sequence ATGCTGGAGTCAATGCTGTTGGGGATATTGTCCGGTTTGCTGTTTTTTGTTTTGCACGTTACAGGTTCCGGTTCCTTTCCGCATGCCCTTACGGCCGAGCAGGAGCGCGACTGCCTGCAGCGGATGGCACAGGGAGATAAAAAGGCCAAAGACGAACTCATTTCACATAACCTGCGTCTGGTGGCCCACATTATAAAAAAGTATGCTTCCGGAAAGCGTGTGGACCAGGAGGACCTCATTTCGATTGGTACAATTGGACTGATTAAAGCGGTTAACACATTCGACCCGAAAAAAGGCATTCGCCTTTCCAGCTATGCTGCCAGGTGTATTGAAAACGAAATTTTAATGCATTTTCGCAGCATGAAAAAATCCGCGCAGGATGTTTCCATGAATGAACCGATAGATAATGATAAAGACGGAAGTGCCCTTACGCTGATGGACGTGTTGGCCAGCGATGACAATATTTTCGACAATTTGGACCGAAAAATTAAGTGTGAAAAGCTGTACAAATACATACAAAATTTATCTTCCCGTGAGCAGACGATTATCCTGCTGCGCTACGGTTTAAATGGTACACGGCCGCGTACACAGCGGGAAGTTGCCCAAGTGCTCGGTATTTCACGCAGCTATGTTTCTCGAATTGAAAAAAAAGCGCTAGAAAACCTGCACAGGCAGTTTGAATCTCACATGCATCCTTCCGTGTAA
- a CDS encoding MBL fold metallo-hydrolase RNA specificity domain-containing protein: MNLTFYGADKEVTGSCHCLTVNGRHILIDCGMQQGEDETNNWEFPFHANLVDYVLITHAHIDHSGRLPLLVKQGFQGKIIATSKTTYLMQIMLRDSAHIQEMDAAQATRKGRRAGRQPKQPMYTLDDADAAIQLMESCEYGEIVDVCPGVRARFVDAGHLLGSSSIEIWATEDDVTRKLVFSGDIGNKQQPIIRDPQYIKEADYVVMESTYGDREHEEVENYPEVIAKIIDNTLANGGNVVIPSFAVGRTQELLYFIRQIKEQHLTLQCPNFPVYVDSPLAAEATAIYSGDLHGYADEETADLIMDGFDPLQFPNLNITASVEESKALNADGVPKVIISSSGMCEAGRIRHHLKHNLWRPECSIVFVGFQAAGTLGRMLLDGVDNVKLFGEQIAVKAHIYNFRALSGHADHSGLLEWLGAFQNKPKKIFVVHGERTCCEGFTAELCTKGYDAFAPNFQANYDLIAGRLTDEGITPEKLHPARPSNYKNEKYYSPAYARLLQAQKRLEQVVQHNEGGTNKDLGRFADQILSMCDKWDR; encoded by the coding sequence ATGAATTTAACTTTTTACGGTGCTGATAAAGAGGTAACAGGCAGCTGTCACTGCCTAACAGTAAATGGAAGACATATTTTAATTGACTGTGGTATGCAGCAAGGCGAGGATGAAACAAATAATTGGGAATTTCCATTCCATGCGAATCTGGTAGACTATGTACTTATTACACACGCACATATCGACCATTCAGGCCGCCTTCCCCTGCTGGTCAAGCAGGGGTTCCAGGGGAAAATTATTGCAACCAGCAAAACGACCTATCTGATGCAGATTATGCTGCGTGACAGTGCACATATTCAGGAAATGGACGCTGCACAGGCTACCCGGAAGGGGCGTCGCGCTGGTCGACAGCCCAAACAACCGATGTATACATTAGATGATGCAGACGCTGCCATTCAGTTGATGGAAAGCTGTGAATACGGCGAAATAGTGGATGTATGCCCCGGTGTGCGTGCACGTTTTGTAGATGCCGGTCATCTGCTAGGAAGTTCTTCTATTGAGATTTGGGCAACAGAGGATGATGTAACACGCAAATTAGTCTTTTCCGGAGATATCGGAAACAAACAGCAGCCGATTATTCGCGACCCACAGTATATCAAAGAAGCCGATTATGTTGTTATGGAATCCACCTATGGTGACCGAGAACATGAGGAAGTGGAAAACTACCCGGAAGTTATTGCAAAAATCATCGATAATACGCTTGCGAATGGCGGTAATGTCGTTATCCCGTCCTTTGCAGTCGGTCGTACACAGGAACTCCTTTATTTTATACGACAGATAAAGGAGCAGCACTTGACATTGCAATGCCCAAATTTCCCAGTCTACGTGGATTCTCCCCTTGCTGCAGAGGCTACAGCTATTTACAGCGGCGACCTTCATGGATATGCAGATGAAGAAACGGCTGACCTAATTATGGATGGATTTGACCCACTCCAATTCCCTAATTTGAATATCACTGCCAGTGTGGAGGAATCAAAAGCCCTAAATGCAGATGGTGTTCCAAAGGTAATTATTTCTTCAAGCGGTATGTGCGAAGCTGGCCGTATCCGGCATCACCTGAAACATAATCTTTGGCGGCCGGAATGTTCCATCGTTTTTGTCGGATTTCAGGCAGCCGGAACGCTTGGCCGAATGCTTCTTGATGGTGTAGACAATGTTAAGCTTTTTGGTGAGCAGATTGCGGTAAAAGCGCATATCTATAATTTCCGGGCTTTATCCGGTCATGCGGACCACAGCGGTTTGCTGGAGTGGCTTGGTGCCTTTCAGAACAAACCCAAAAAGATATTTGTTGTGCATGGTGAACGTACTTGCTGTGAGGGATTTACAGCTGAATTGTGCACAAAAGGATATGATGCTTTTGCCCCTAATTTCCAGGCGAACTATGATTTGATTGCCGGACGGCTTACAGATGAGGGCATTACGCCAGAAAAATTGCACCCCGCCCGTCCTTCCAATTACAAAAATGAAAAGTATTACTCCCCCGCTTACGCACGATTGCTACAAGCACAGAAGCGGCTGGAGCAGGTTGTACAGCACAACGAAGGCGGTACAAATAAAGACCTTGGTCGATTTGCTGACCAGATTTTGTCCATGTGTGATAAGTGGGACCGCTAA
- a CDS encoding exodeoxyribonuclease III has product MKIISWNVNGLRACIKKGFLDFFSSVDADIFCVQETKMQPGQVELNLPGYQQLWNSAERKGYSGTAVFTRKQPLSTAYDTCTGEGRSITLEFPEYYVVTFYSPNSQQGLARIDYRMQWEDTQREYLMRLDAQKPVILCGDLNVAHEEIDLKNPGPNRGNAGFSDQERAKFTQLLQSGFTDTFRALHLQQTGAYSWWSYRFHARDTNAGWRIDYFLTSNRLFPRIAKSEILSDVYGSDHCPILLEVKD; this is encoded by the coding sequence ATGAAAATAATTTCATGGAATGTAAATGGTCTGCGGGCTTGCATTAAAAAAGGATTCCTGGATTTTTTCTCTTCTGTAGATGCAGATATATTTTGCGTACAGGAAACAAAAATGCAGCCGGGGCAAGTAGAACTAAATTTACCAGGTTATCAGCAACTTTGGAATTCGGCAGAACGAAAAGGATATTCCGGCACAGCTGTATTTACACGAAAACAGCCGCTTTCTACTGCTTATGATACATGTACCGGTGAAGGGCGCAGCATAACACTGGAATTCCCAGAATATTATGTCGTAACCTTTTATTCTCCCAATTCCCAGCAGGGATTAGCACGCATTGATTACCGTATGCAGTGGGAGGATACACAGCGGGAATATTTGATGAGGCTTGATGCCCAAAAACCAGTCATCCTTTGCGGGGACCTCAACGTAGCACACGAAGAAATCGACCTAAAGAATCCAGGTCCCAATCGTGGAAATGCTGGATTCTCCGACCAGGAACGTGCAAAATTCACTCAATTGCTGCAGTCTGGATTTACGGATACCTTTCGTGCACTGCATCTACAGCAAACTGGAGCATACAGCTGGTGGAGTTACCGTTTCCACGCACGCGATACCAACGCCGGATGGCGTATTGATTATTTCTTAACTTCCAATCGTTTATTTCCACGTATAGCAAAGAGTGAAATTTTATCAGATGTTTATGGCAGCGACCATTGTCCAATTTTGCTGGAAGTAAAAGATTAA
- a CDS encoding YebC/PmpR family DNA-binding transcriptional regulator, which yields MSGHSKWNNIKRKKEKTDGAKAKVFTKIGRELAVAVKEGGGPDPVSNSKLKDCIAKAKAANVPNDNIERIIKRAAGDGDENKYENIVYEGYGPCGVAVIVEALSDNRNRTAADVRHDFDKYGGNLGTTGCVSFLFERKGVLVIEREGHEEDKVMEDALEAGAADLQADEDVFEIFTEPDDFSGVLNDLTNKGYEFETAEIQMVPSTYVKVPESKQNSMQKLLDTLEDLDDVQNVWHNWDMSDVEDNEE from the coding sequence ATGTCTGGCCATTCGAAATGGAATAATATCAAACGAAAAAAGGAAAAAACCGATGGCGCAAAGGCAAAAGTCTTTACAAAAATCGGCCGTGAACTTGCAGTTGCTGTCAAAGAAGGCGGCGGACCGGACCCAGTCAGCAACTCAAAGCTAAAGGACTGCATTGCAAAAGCGAAAGCAGCGAATGTTCCGAATGATAATATTGAACGTATTATCAAACGTGCAGCTGGTGACGGCGACGAAAACAAATACGAAAATATTGTCTATGAGGGATATGGCCCCTGCGGTGTTGCTGTTATTGTAGAAGCACTGTCTGATAACCGCAATCGTACAGCAGCAGATGTTCGCCATGATTTTGATAAATATGGCGGGAACCTCGGCACAACGGGATGTGTTTCTTTCCTGTTTGAGCGCAAAGGTGTACTGGTCATTGAACGTGAAGGCCATGAAGAGGATAAAGTGATGGAAGATGCTTTGGAAGCCGGCGCGGCAGACCTGCAGGCAGACGAAGATGTCTTTGAAATCTTTACCGAACCGGATGACTTTTCCGGTGTGCTGAATGACTTAACCAATAAGGGCTATGAGTTTGAAACAGCTGAAATTCAGATGGTTCCCTCTACTTATGTAAAGGTTCCGGAGAGTAAGCAAAACAGTATGCAGAAATTGCTGGACACGCTGGAAGATTTGGATGATGTGCAGAACGTTTGGCACAACTGGGATATGTCCGATGTGGAAGACAACGAAGAGTAA